The following proteins are encoded in a genomic region of Arachis stenosperma cultivar V10309 chromosome 4, arast.V10309.gnm1.PFL2, whole genome shotgun sequence:
- the LOC130973237 gene encoding F-box protein At4g00755, with protein sequence MMEYSVDFLSYLDLDTSLKILMCLDDPTDLVRVSCVSRSWRHYVIENGLCKQLCMRMFPQLSRFERVVELNQHGAKDHAEVGSSSSMEWLALEREHRVYAYLARASTEYVGTNCIARTIGASSTDNFPQESIDNTLEPRDNISGRYSYWSSSGQSNPGVPETLTYELLSQICVISEINIQPFQAHFQIGSPIYSAKSVRFKMGHCKSSLDASTDDNFVWTYTSPVFPMSQENRLQKFKLPEPVLCIGGILQIELLGRVQRQEMDGLLYICVSYVQVVGCSLSPAFNVEILDPTGRFLLKSDHLARGQTLMAFENEPAGMYDNFMVRGLRDFPQIVTILRGHMGGVVVEDDWDGDEYEVDDIEEEYAL encoded by the exons ATGATGGAGTACTCTGTAGATTTTCTCAGTTACCTTGATTTGGACACTTCCCTCAAGATACTGATGTGTCTCGATGATCCCACTGACCTTGTTCGCGTGAGCTGTGTCTCACGGTCTTGGAGACACTATG TTATTGAAAATGGTCTCTGTAAGCAGCTGTGCATGAGAATGTTTCCTCAATTATCTAGATTTGAGCGTGTTGTTGAACTGAATCAACATGGAGCGAAGGATCATGCAGAGGTTGGATCTAGCAGCTCCATGGAATGGCTAGCACTAGAGAGAGAACATAGAGTCTATGCCTACTTAGCTAGAGCTTCAACAGAATACGTTGGCACGAACTGCATTGCTAGGACAATTGGTGCATCTAGCACTGATAATTTCCCTCAAGAGAGCATTGATAACACTTTAGAGCCGCGAGACAACATCTCTGGGAGATATTCATATTGGTCAAGTAGTGGACAAAGTAATCCTGGGGTGCCCGAGACACTGACATATGAGTTGCTCTCTCAAATTTGTGTCATTTCCGAAATTAATATACAGCCTTTCCAAG CTCACTTTCAGATAGGTTCACCTATATATTCGGCAAAATCTGTTCGATTTAAAATGGGTCATTGTAAATCATCGTTGGATGCTTCAACTGATGATAACTTCGTATGGACCTACACATCACCTGTGTTTCCAATGAGTCAG GAAAACCGGTTACAGAAGTTCAAGCTTCCGGAACCTGTGCTTTGTATTGGTGGTATCTTGCAGATTGAGCTTTTGGGAAGGGTACAGAGGCAAGAAATGGATGGTCTACTATATATTTG TGTTTCTTATGTTCAAGTTGTGGGGTGCTCGTTATCTCCAGCATTCAATGTTGAAATACTGGATCCCACTGGAAGGTTCTTGTTGAAAAGCGACCACCTGGCTAGGGGTCAAACCCTGATGGCGTTTGAGAATGAGCCAGCGGGAATGTACGACAACTTCATGGTGAGGGGACTGCGAGATTTCCCACAGATTGTGACTATACTGCGGGGACATATGGGAGGGGTGGTTGTGGAAGATGATTGGGATGGAGATGAATATGAAGTTGATGACATTGAAGAAGAATATGCACTTTGA
- the LOC130976335 gene encoding peroxisomal membrane protein 11D: protein MSTLDATRAELALLVLYLNKAEARDKICRAIQYGSKFLSNGEPGTAQNVDKQTSLARKVFRLFKFVNDLHGLISPTPQGTPLPLILLGKSKNALLSTFLFLDQFVWLGRSGIYQNKERTELIGRISLYCWLGSSACTTLVELGELGRLSGSMKKLEKQLKGSNKYENEQYRAKLKASNERTLALIKAGMDIVVAVGLLQLAPKKVTPRVTGAFGFVTSLISCYQLLPAAAAKSKSS from the exons ATGAGTACATTGGATGCAACTAGGGCGGAACTCGCTCTTCTAGTTTTGTACTTGAACAAGGCTGAAGCAAGGGACAAGATATGCAGAGCAATACAATATGGTTCCAAGTTTTTGAGTAATGGGGAACCTGGCACTGCCCAGAATGTAGACAAACAAACCAGCTTGGCTAGGAAGGTTTTCCGTCTCTTCAAG TTTGTCAACGACCTGCACGGTCTGATAAGTCCAACACCTCAGGGTACTCCCTTACCCCTAATTCTGTTGGGAAAG TCGAAGAATGCATTACTCTCCACTTTCTTGTTTCTTGATCAATTTGTGTGGCTCGGTAGATCCGGCATCTACCAG AATAAAGAACGAACTGAGCTAATCGGCCGGATATCTCTTTACTGTTGGCTTGGCTCCTCGGCGTGTACCACCCTAGTTGAG CTTGGAGAGCTTGGACGACTCTCTGGATCAAtgaagaagttggagaaacaaCTCAAGGGCAGTAATAAATATGAA AATGAGCAATACCGCGCCAAATTAAAGGCCTCGAATGAGAGGACTCTAGCACTCATCAAAGCAGGCATGGATATTGTGGTGGCTGTTGGACTGCTACAATTGGCACCCAAGAAAGTCACTCCTCGCGTTACCGGCGCATTTGGATTTGTTACATCTCTAATCTCTTGCTATCAG CTGCTTCCGGCCGCCGCGGCAAAGTCAAAATCATCATGA